The genome window TGCCCGATTGCCCTGAAGGTATTCAAAGAAAACAAAGGTGACGCAGCACATAAGCACAGCCAAGCGAGCCTGAGGATCGTTTGACTGCAGGCGTTTTTGTAGGGCAGAAATGGCCCTGTTGTACTGCTCGAGCGCGAAGCGATGGTGGTCATTACGATCCAAGTCAACTTTCTGCACAAGCATTCCTCTAGCTTCGGAGTCTTGATGCAAAGCCCCTAGAGCAACAACTGCATGGCATACAGCGGCCTCGGCTTGGCTCAACTGGAGTGCCAGTCGCTGCCAAAGTTCCGAATCAAAGAATCCCACCATCCTAGGCACGGTATGTGTTTGGAAGTAGGTAAAACATCGACGTTCGTCTGAACTCATTCCGGGGAGACAGACTCGCAGCTGAAACTTTGGGCGACTAGCGTTGTGCAAATGCCCGCCGACACTTGTTGGAAGTCGGGTGAAATCGTACCCATCACAAGTCCGTCCGGTGGAGGTGCAGTTCTTGCACGCTCCAGGAGCCTCATCGCATTTGATTCTTCTCGTCCGACATGTTCGACATCCGGTGCGGGACTTGGGGGCATATTTTCTCCGTCTTTTAGGTTCCATTTCGGATAGTCTCGAGCAACGGGAATTCTGCAGAAGCATGAACTTGGACCCTGAGTCAGATCATCGAGCGCAGTAATTAGCTCACATCCTAGTCGGTTATGGTAATTAGGGGCGTTTGAGGCATAGCTTAGtaaggtgatggtgaagctCTGTTGGTCAATAGATCGCcactactaagtaagtagaaCTTAGTATCCCTAACCGGCAGCAGTTAGTAGCGCTTACTACGCTTGGTGTCTGCCTCTCCAAccagcatcagcaacaaTCTGCAGCAATCAAGGCTGAGCTTATCTTGCCTCGATAAGTCTAGTTCTGTGGGGAAGgtatagtactagtagcttTATTCGTGGAATAATCCTTGGTTTGTTCGCCTGTGTTAGCGACGCCCACAGATATATACCTGACTGAAATAATACAACCATGGACTAACTCTTGGCTGTCATAAAGAAAGATTGTTTTGCACTGTAAATGTGACGAGCACAGTATCGAGCGGAAACATAGATGAAGGAGAGCGTAGCATTAGCCTGGAATCTAATGATGAGGCTCTAGGGCACCTGATGCCCAATGGTCAATCCCCCCCATCACCGCAAGGGAGgcgggaggaaggaggatcttctttctttctccgcgACCGGCATGACTGGTCCTCTGTTATCCACGCCAATGAGCGTGAGACCAGTCGTACTAATTCTCCGGCTTTCTGTCCGGGCAACCGGTGATCTCGAAACATGTCCGGTGCTCGAGATAAGTATTCCCCGCTTTGATAAAGTCTGATAACTGTCGTGTGTCGCTGATAAGGCGGCGGCCATGCTAAAAAGTCCATACATCTAGATCTCCATGTCCACACGAGGATGTTTTGGCACAATTTATCCTTTGAAACCAACAATACTTAAAGCTCCTAATAGGTCATAATCAGCATGGACAATTCCATAAAATCTGCGGCGCCCATTGCCCAGCCCCTTGATGATAAAGAGTCTGGCAATATTCGGGTCCAGAATGCAGATGAATTGCGCCTGGCGCAGATGGGTAAGTTCAATGTCACCAAAGCTTCTAATTCCACACATCTAACGGGATTTTTACCTGCGATACAACAGGCCATAAGCAAGAGCTGAAACGTCACTTTTCAGTATGGAGTCTCATCGGTCTGGCTGCAAATTGTACCATTTCCTGGACTGGTGAGTTACGTGCCACTACACACTTGAACAAGGGTGTATTCTGGACGCCAAAAAATATCTAACCTATATCTCAATAGGACTTGGCCTAGGTCtcatcacttccatcaaCGCTGGCGGTCCCGGTGCCCGTACGGAGCCCCGTAACTTTAGAACAATGCCATGAGATTGACCTTCCCAGTTATCTACGGATTTATCCTCGTCTTTATCCTGCAATGCTTTCTGGGAACATCACTAGCGGAGTTTGTTTCTGCGTACCCAGTCGAAGGTGGGATGTATCACTGGATTGCAGCCATTGCTCCGAAACGTTACAGCAATGTGTTAAGCTTTGCGACTGGCTGGAGCACAGTGTTCGGCTGTATGAGCCTCGACAATATCTGCTAAGTCATTTGATGCTGATGTCTATAGGGATATTTACCACTGCCTCTACGAACCTCGTTTACTCGTCGAACTTTATCGCCCTCATTGCCTTGTACAGACCCAACCTTGTTGTGCAGCCTTGGATGACTTTCGTTGCGTACCAAGGGTTCAACGTCATAACCTCTGGAATCGTCATGTTTGGCAATAAGTGGATGCCAGCAATCAACAAATTCTCGTGTTGGTATAACTTTCTCACTTTATGTGGCTCTTTTGCTAACAGAGGGTGTCGGGACAGTATGCTACCTTCAACTGGCCTGGTTTGCCATCCTGGTCACCGTCGCAGCCACTGCTCCCAAGCACAATGACACAGAATTCGTCTTTCGAACCTGGATCAACGAAACCGGTTGGAAGAACAATGTCGTCTGTTTCATAACGGGCCTAGTCAACCCTCTGTACAGTCTAGGCGGCCTAGATGGGATCACTGTATGTATTCCAGTTCGCGTTGCATGGAAGTAATTAACTACTAATTAGAACTACAGCACATCACCGAGGAAATGCCAAACGTAAGTATCACACTTTAGCTCCTGATCAGAAGCTAAACTATACACTGCAACAGCCAGGAAGAAACGCTCCTTTAGCCCTAGGTACGCCAAACAACTCTGTTcctctataatatatactaacgCAACTGTCTTCTTAGCTTGCACACTCGCCATAGCTTTCGTCACCGGCTTCACCTACCTTCTCAGCCTTATGTTCTCCGTCCAGGACTACGCAAGCCTCGCCGACTCCCCAACAGGTCTTCCCCTCGCAGAGCTCTTTCGCCAGGCAACCCAAAGCCGCGGAGGTGCCTTTgccctcgtcttccttctctgggtTGCAGTCGGACCATGCGTGATCGGCTCACAGCTGAGTATGACTGAACTGCCTCTTCAAGCTACGAATCAAccatttatatattaacgATGTAACTCCAATAGGCACCGGGCGAATGCTCTGGGCATTTGCCAGAGACGACGGACTTCCCTTCTCTAAGTTGTACGTTCTACACCAACTAACCCATTAAACCTGGACCACAGACACTAACCATATCTCAAGTTGTTCCAAAGTCAACAAACGATTCGGAGCTCCCATCAACGCCCAGCTATGCGTGGGTATCATCATTGCACTTTTAGGCTGTATCTACCTTGGTTCCAGCACCGCATTCAACTCGATGATGAGTTCTGCTGTGTACGCAACCCCCATCACTCCCCACAACCCCTGATACATCAAGCGAAAGTCCCCCATAATACTGACCTGCGCCCGCAGAACAATCAACAACATCGCCTACCTCGTCCCCATCCTCACAAACGTTCTCCTTGGTCGCAAAACCATGCACCGTGGCCCATTCTCATTAGAATACGTATCAGGAATGACGGTCAATATTATCACTGTTGCATGGCTGGTCTTTGCAATTGTGTTTTTCTCGTTTCCTTATGATATGCCTGTTACTGGTGAGTTATATATCATACTCCCTCTCTTTGTCTGTGTTGATGTCGGATCTTATTAGTGCTAATTTTTACATGACAGCCTCGAATATGAATTATACGTGTGTATGTGTCGGTGGgttcctgctgctggagctATTGTGGTGGATTGTGGCGGGAAAGAAGTATTCGAGACGGATGGAGAAGgtaagggaggaagagaagaatgcctcgcaggcggtggtggttgaccTTGTGGGGAAGAGCTGAGTTTGTGGTTTGGTTTTTGGTCTTGCGTGGGTTGACTGAGGTTTAGTCAAGATTGAATTTATGAGATATGTTTGTGTATTTATTAGGAATAATTGGGATGTTCTGGACTATGATACTGCATGTGCCCCGGACATGCATATATGGCTATTTATGGCCATTGAGGCTAATTAAATCCTTGACGCTAAATAAAGTATACTGTGCATATGCATTGCGGATGGCGGGAGAAAGTAAATGTAATAACAACGTCGCAATTCTTGCATGCCTGCAGTGCAAGGTGGCTGACGTGTTGAAAGTCAAGTCATAATTGTTCTGAGTACTGAGCTAGAAGTCAATTAGACGCCCATATCCGCAATAGGAAATATGGCGGCCACATATAGCGTCCGATGGACGAATTGTGGAAAGATGATTAGCGGTCTCTAAGCCTCTCAGAGCTTCGATCCTTCAATTTCAGTTTCGTAAGCAAGACGATCCCTTCAGCTGCAAGTGAAGATGCATCTGCTACCGTCCAGATGAATGGGGTAAACTTTGCGCATTAATATATAGCAGCTCAAAGGCTGCATTAGTGCTATCGCTTGTCTAGTCGATTTCGACCCTACATTTGCAGGGATTGTTGTCCCTACTTGGATCGTCACCCAATGCAATAATTATCCGAGGTAGGCGTTAACATCGTCGAGTCCGTTATATCAAATAGGTGTAGCTAGATATTGAGTTCAGTGATATGCTGAGATTAACACAGTCTCCCGAATAAGAAATCTTTGACGACTGGTGAGCTGGAAAATTCAGGGTTCAAGAGGACACAGCTATGCCGATTGATGTTAGCTATCAGCCACGGACAAAAACCATGTTCCTGCTGCTTACTTCAAGAAATATTCCAATCCAACCCTGCGGGACTCAAGAAACGAAGGGCGAAATTTGACTGGGTGTCATCCGTCAGTCAGCCTCAAGACTCGTGTGGATTGTCTCAGACGTACATATAACGCTCttgggaggaagtggaggtagGGCATTCTTCGCATGTGGGAAGGATGCCACCAATCGTTGTCGCAAGTCGTCGAATTCGGAGTATCTAGGGACAGAAATATTAGCAAAGACCAACGATTGAGTGCATTTCCCAAGCTCACCTTAAACGAACGGTGATGGGACCACCCTGCAAGTCATTAGCGCATAGATCTCCTAAGAGCATGGTGAGATAGCATCGCATAGCAATGACGAGAGCCTGGAGAGAGAACGCTGACGTACATCCAGTGTCTGTATCCTGCAATTCCACACGACATAGGATCCGATGCCCGTCTTGCCTTGTACGACGACATGATCATCGACAACCACACTTTTCGCCCACAAACCACGACTAGTCTCGCAATCTGGATCCTCTGTATGGTCCTCTAATGTAATTCCTGGCGCCTGGTCGAGAGAGATGTGTGAAGCCCTGGATGCATTTCTATGGTGGCTCCAATACGGCGGAACTATGCCGGACACCGGACGGTCCTTATTCGAAAGGTCCTGTGCCCGAGGAAGAATCGATCCGTTGCTCACAGCGACCCCGTCGGAGAGGGATGCAGCTATAGTATCATTGTTTATGATGTCCGAAGGAGGGGACGAAGATTGGGTAGGCGAGGAAGGGCGAGGCTGGTGCGGAGGCACGGAGGCGATGTCCTCATTCGCTGGCTCCATCCATCTAGATATTCGGTGGACGGGACAAATGCGAGCCTGGCTGTCACTAATAATAGGTTGGTAAACGGCGTGCAACCACGAAAGAGGAGATGAGTGGCGGGGGATGGCTAAATGTTCGGTCACATACGGGAATTACTAGTGAAGCTTGCTGGTACAACAGGAGGTCTGTGTACTGCGTTTCAAAGCCACAGGGTGTCAGCCCGGGTTTAGGTCAGGTATAGCTCGGTATGATACCCGAGAGTGAGAGAAGCGGAGACTCtgaaaggaggggaaagggatgTTGATAAGATAGAATGTCtcagatggggaagggattGCTGCTTGAAGCCCATGGATTGACGATCGATATCAAGCCATTGCACCGGCCACGCTCCGTGTTCCGAAAGGAGCCAACGGGGATCACGGGACCACGTCGCCCAACGCCTTCCCAGAAGGAGCGAGTCATGTGCTGCTTATCTAGCACCCGCAAAGACATACAGTACTGTAGTTACTGTAGTAGGTCTGTTCGGTATGGGTGAAAGTATGATAAATTACCACAAGACATCTAGTTCGAAGGTTATGCTTTTTGTTTGAAAGAGATCTCCATTCTGCATCAAAAATGAGACCCAAAAAAGGTCACGCAGGAAGCTTTCTTTGtgcagcagaagcaagaCTCAAAACCTCTCAGGATTAGGCTAGTTAATCTGGATAATCCAATTCCGGCCGCATTATTTCCCGCTAGCCAATTTGGCGCAGAACTAGTTCATTCCTCCTAGTCCCAACTGGGGCTAGTGACCAGGGTCCACGCTAGAAAAAGCCAAGAGTAGCCTTGCCCAATCAGGCATTCTCCAGTAATGGAGGATCGCCCAGTCGGGGTCCTTCAACTGAGACAATGCGGgttccctctcccccaatcCTGCTCCAGCCGAGGTGCGGTTGCTTTCCCCGTCCCCGTCGGCTGTCAGCCATCTGGAAAGATTCACCCTATCAACTGGGTCTCTTTCTGAGACATCCACACACCATCAGAGGCTGGTCTGCTGCTTTCTGTTCCATGCAGAAGTCAGGCGCGCTGGCAAATTCTCCCAAACCTGCAGTCAATGGCTGAACGATAACTAAACAtagcagcaaagcaagcagggaggaaagaggggcCATGTTACCTGACAGGCTAAATCGATATTGCAACCCGCCAACGAGGGTTCAGACAGAAACTTAGTCCTATCTGCTATCGTACTGTATGGAGCTTTTGCTAGATGACTTGCCAATCGGCTAGTGGTACCAACTCGACCGGACTCTCTTCCGGCATTTCTTGTCTTGCTCCCTCGCCTCTGTCTTCAACCTGTTTTGGCCCCGTCGTTGTCATTCCCCCCAGTGGGTAAAGAGTCATACGGTCAATGGGACCGGACTCCAGtcatgaaaagaaaagaagaaagatggagaCTAGCCACTCACTTAGCTCTTGCCAACCCGGCCTGGAATTTGATGGCTGGATCCAGAAGAAGCCGTCTGGAGCTTTAGGGAACTGATagcgccgccaccaccccaaGCTGACCTCGCGTAACGGGCGAAAAGTAGTACGGTGTGCGTGAATACTTATACCGAGCTTGGAGCGCCAGCTTTTTCACTATTTATCGCTTGCCCTCTTGGCTTtctaatttcttttctctcggtTCTCCCTCTGGCAGTCCTGAGCTCTTGCTAATTTCCTATTTGAGTTCCTCGTTGTTGATATCACTAGCAGCTCACTCCATCAGATTGGCATACTACCTGTCCAAAACTCTACTACACTTCAAGCTGCCCTAGACTGAACACGTATGTGCGAGGCTATCATATCTCCCAGATTCCCATTCATTAGTTACAGAGATCAACACTGACATCTTGCATCATCGTCACAGTTCAAGGTCCTTTCTTTCAGTATCCCTCAAGTTCCGCTGTCGTACCCACCGCTTCTACGCCACTCGATAtgcttctcctccgtccccTCATTGCTATAACCTCCGTGGTTGGCCTGGTTCTCTCGCaaaacaccacctcctccattgATCCCAATAGCGTCCCGATCGAAACAAGAAGTATGTTCTCTCTGCAGGCAATACTATGGTGCCAAATGTCTCATCTGACTGTGTAACGGTAGAGCAATGGTGTCAGGCTCAGACCTCGTCATGTCCATTACTTTGTTATCAGTTGCCAAACACATCGGGCTCACCCAAAGAAAACACATGCGACGCTGTAAGTGTGAATGATAAACCTATCTATCCAATGTACTTCATCTTGACTGATGCAATGGGGATTGAATGCAGAAAACTCTCAAATACCAGTGCATCTGTAGCAATGGCCTGAGTCCCAACTCATCACAGTACTCACAGACCATCCCATACTTTGTTTGCACTGAAGAGAATGACGAATGTGTCACTAAATGCAATGGTGACTCGAGCTGCCAGTCAGACTGCCGGTCTCAGCACCCCTGTGGTGCACAGGACCCCAAGCGTGTAAACGTGACGTCCACCGCTGCTTCCACTACTGCCGCAGCCACAACTTCCCTTCCGCCATTTACTGGAGTCCCTGATAagggagcagcagccaggcCGTCGACTGACCTTGGGCAGGTATATGGCCTGGTTGTAGTTGTGGGAGCTTTCCTGGCTGGGTTTACAACATTGCTTTGAGACCAGGCTACAAGTCAGTATGAAGTTTATGCCATCTCTACCAAGTCCAAGTTTGGAACATTTGTAATGGGGCATGCCACATTTATGTAATAGTCATTTTTCGCGCATGTTTTGTTGATCTCTGaaatattcttctttcttcactgAGAGCGCTCGCAGCTAATTGATGGGGCGTCTTCTTTCAAAGTCGACACAATTTATGTAATGGGAATTCATGAGACCATCCACTCTTTCCAGATCTAATAGAGACTTTGATCCAGGCGTGCTACATTTGAGGCAGTAGTGCGCAGTTTCTGATGTCCAGATGAGATACAAACAATTTACCCAGCTGGGAGCAAAAGGCTGCAGGGGATGGCATCGACTGGTAGCTATGTTGCGAGACGAGCGACTGTTTATCCCCGAAAGGTATCCCTGGGCATTTGTTGCTTTCGAATCAGAATGCAGCAGTATGGTGAAGACAAAGTGAGTCGAGTTTGGAGTGGAGATGTACCGCGCGATGGTCATTTACACATTCTTACACTCCTTGGAAGAAGAattctccaccttctgctCTTAATGTACTGATACTATTCTTCATGGGACCTTCTACCAAGAAGAGGATCACAGTCGACGACTGGGACGAGAATTCCCCAACTCTTACTTGCCCCTCTTTACCACAAAGCATGGCTTATGTGCATCTTTTTCTCAGAGAGGTCAACAACATCCGCACTCagagcaacaacaacctctcttctccacgtATTGGCAGCAATTGTCCCCGCTTCTTTCCTATCTTGCATTCACTCTTCCAATGTGTTCAGCAACTTCTTTGGGCAACCCACAACACTGGCGGGTCTGCGGTTGGCCGGGGCAGGTCACCCCAGT of Aspergillus luchuensis IFO 4308 DNA, chromosome 7, nearly complete sequence contains these proteins:
- the YPT35 gene encoding uncharacterized protein (COG:S;~EggNog:ENOG410PQH4;~InterPro:IPR028648,IPR001683,IPR036871,IPR037917;~PFAM:PF00787;~go_function: GO:0032266 - phosphatidylinositol-3-phosphate binding [Evidence IEA];~go_function: GO:0035091 - phosphatidylinositol binding [Evidence IEA]); protein product: MEPANEDIASVPPHQPRPSSPTQSSSPPSDIINNDTIAASLSDGVAVSNGSILPRAQDLSNKDRPVSGIVPPYWSHHRNASRASHISLDQAPGITLEDHTEDPDCETSRGLWAKSVVVDDHVVVQGKTGIGSYVVWNCRIQTLDGGPITVRLRYSEFDDLRQRLVASFPHAKNALPPLPPKSVIFKFRPSFLESRRVGLEYFLNCVLLNPEFSSSPVVKDFLFGRLC
- a CDS encoding uncharacterized protein (COG:S;~EggNog:ENOG410PR46;~SECRETED:SignalP(1-19);~TransMembrane:1 (n7-18c24/25o171-188i)), which encodes MLLLRPLIAITSVVGLVLSQNTTSSIDPNSVPIETRKQWCQAQTSSCPLLCYQLPNTSGSPKENTCDAKTLKYQCICSNGLSPNSSQYSQTIPYFVCTEENDECVTKCNGDSSCQSDCRSQHPCGAQDPKRVNVTSTAASTTAAATTSLPPFTGVPDKGAAARPSTDLGQVYGLVVVVGAFLAGFTTLL
- a CDS encoding putative choline transporter Hnm1 (COG:E;~EggNog:ENOG410PG14;~InterPro:IPR002293;~PFAM:PF00324,PF13520;~SECRETED:SignalP(1-31);~TransMembrane:12 (i46-70o82-106i127-151o171-191i203-222o242-259i280-304o331-349i385-404o416-434i446-470o482-503i);~go_component: GO:0016020 - membrane [Evidence IEA];~go_function: GO:0022857 - transmembrane transporter activity [Evidence IEA];~go_process: GO:0055085 - transmembrane transport [Evidence IEA]); this encodes MDNSIKSAAPIAQPLDDKESGNIRVQNADELRLAQMGHKQELKRHFSVWSLIGLAANCTISWTGLGLGLITSINAGGPGALIYGFILVFILQCFLGTSLAEFVSAYPVEGGMYHWIAAIAPKRYSNVLSFATGWSTVFGWIFTTASTNLVYSSNFIALIALYRPNLVVQPWMTFVAYQGFNVITSGIVMFGNKWMPAINKFSLCYLQLAWFAILVTVAATAPKHNDTEFVFRTWINETGWKNNVVCFITGLVNPLYSLGGLDGITHITEEMPNPGRNAPLALACTLAIAFVTGFTYLLSLMFSVQDYASLADSPTGLPLAELFRQATQSRGGAFALVFLLWVAVGPCVIGSQLSTGRMLWAFARDDGLPFSKFCSKVNKRFGAPINAQLCVGIIIALLGCIYLGSSTAFNSMMSSAVTINNIAYLVPILTNVLLGRKTMHRGPFSLEYVSGMTVNIITVAWLVFAIVFFSFPYDMPVTASNMNYTCVCVGGFLLLELLWWIVAGKKYSRRMEKVREEEKNASQAVVVDLVGKS